A section of the Callospermophilus lateralis isolate mCalLat2 chromosome 16, mCalLat2.hap1, whole genome shotgun sequence genome encodes:
- the Npbwr1 gene encoding neuropeptides B/W receptor type 1 — MYNGSFLEPGGANASCWGPGLGCPNASNPAPLPLPQSLAVAVPVVYAVICVVGLVGNSAVLYVLLRAPRMKTVTNLFILNLAIADELFTLVLPINIADFLLRQWPFGELMCKFIVAIDQYNTFSSLYFLTVMSADRYLVVLATAESRRVAGRTYGAARAVSLAVWGLVTLVVLPFAIFARLDEEQGRRQCVLVFPQPEALWWRASRLYTLVLGFAIPVSTICALYITLLCRLRAIRLDSHAKVLDRAKRRVTFLVVAILAVCLLCWTPYHLSTVVALTTDLPQTPLVIAISYLITSLSYANSCLNPFLYAFLDDSFRKSLRQLMVCRAEP; from the coding sequence ATGTACAACGGGTCGTTCTTGGAACCCGGCGGGGCCAACGCGTCGTGTTGGGGTCCCGGGCTGGGATGCCCCAACGCGTCCAACCCCGCGCCTTTGCCGCTGCCACAGTCGCTGGCTGTGGCGGTGCCGGTTGTCTACGCGGTGATCTGCGTTGTGGGGCTGGTCGGCAACTCGGCTGTGCTGTACGTGCTGTTGCGGGCGCCCCGCATGAAGACCGTCACCAACCTGTTCATCCTCAACCTGGCCATCGCCGACGAACTCTTCACACTGGTGCTGCCCATCAACATCGCCGACTTCCTGCTGAGGCAGTGGCCGTTCGGGGAGCTCATGTGCAAGTTCATCGTGGCCATCGACCAATACAACACGTTCTCCAGTCTGTACTTCCTCACGGTCATGAGCGCCGACCGCTACCTGGTGGTGCTGGCCACCGCCGAGTCGCGCCGGGTGGCTGGCCGCACGTACGGCGCTGCACGCGCCGTGAGCCTGGCGGTGTGGGGGCTCGTCACGCTTGTGGTGCTGCCCTTTGCCATCTTCGCCAGGCTCGACGAGGAGCAGGGCCGGCGCCAGTGCGTGCTGGTTTTCCCACAGCCCGAGGCCTTATGGTGGCGGGCGAGTCGCCTTTACACGCTGGTGCTGGGCTTTGCTATCCCCGTGTCCACCATCTGTGCCCTCTACATCACCCTGCTGTGCCGACTGCGTGCCATTCGCCTCGACAGCCACGCCAAGGTTTTGGATCGCGCCAAGAGGCGAGTGACCTTCCTGGTAGTGGCCATCCTGGCCGTATGTCTCCTCTGCTGGACGCCCTACCACCTGAGCACCGTGGTGGCGCTCACCACCGACCTCCCGCAGACCCCGCTTGTCATCGCTATCTCCTACTTAATCACTAGTTTGAGCTACGCCAACAGCTGCCTCAACCCTTTCCTTTACGCTTTCCTGGACGACAGTTTCCGCAAGAGCCTCCGCCAGCTTATGGTGTGCCGCGCGGAGCCCTGA